The genome window CTCCGTCATTGAATCCAGGTTGTACTCGTAGCTTAAATTCCAGTCTTTACGAGCAACATCATCGTTGATGCTGGCAGGCCAGGAATCAGCAATCGCCTGGCGGAAATCGGGTTTGTAAGAAATCACGAAATCAGGAATGTGCTTGCGAATGGCTGCAGCCACATCTTTTGGAGTAAAACTCATTCCACCAATGTTATAGCTTGATCGCAATGATAATTTTGATGCATCGGCTTCCATATAATCAATGGTAGCTTTTATAGCATCGGGCATAAACATCATTGGCAAACCTGTATCTTCTTTCAGGAAACATTCGTATTTGCCTTCTTCAATGGCCTTATAGTAAATTTCAACGGCGTAATCGGTAGTGCCACCGCCAGCTTCAGTTTTATAAGAAATCAGGCCCGGGTAGCGCACACTGCGAAAATCAACGCAATAGCGTTTATGGTAATATTCGCCCCAACGCTCGCCGGCCAGTTTGCTTATTCCATAAACGGTATTGGGTTCCATTACGGTAAGCTGAGGGGTGTTTGTTTTAGGTGTTGTAGGTCCGAACACAGCAATTGAGCTGGGCCAGAATATCTTCTTCAACCTGACTGAGCGAGCCAACTCGAGCGTATTCATCAAGGCTCTCATGTTGATATCCCAGGCCTGCATAGGGATTTTCTCGGCGTTGCCCGAAAGTACAGCTGCAAGATTATAAACCTGCGTGATTTTATTGCGGATCACAAAATGGTTCAGCCGCCCTTCATCCAATACATCAAGGATTTCAAACGGGCCGGTTTCCCTGATTTCGGCAGGGGCTTCTTTGATATCGGTGGCAAAAACATTGCCATCGCCGTAAATTTTTCTTAATTCAAGAGTGAGTTCCGAGCCAATCTGACCCGAGCAGCCGATCATTAAAATTCTTTCCATGTACTTATGATAGTTAGTGTTGAGTTGACAAGTCGGGAACGAAGTTTTTATCATACTTACCCGATTGAAGGTTGTTCCGAACTTCAATAAAGGCTTTAATGGTTTGATACACATCTTCAAGCGTATGCACAGCAGTTGGGATCAAACGGAGCATGATCACATCCCTGGGTACAACCGGATATGCAACGATTGAGCAGAAGACATTGTGCAATTCGCGCAATTCGTAAGTTAACTGGGTTGCTTCAGGAACCCCGCCCTGGAGAAACACCGGTGTTACCGGAGACTCAGTGCGACCAAGATTAAACCCATTTTCCTTTAAGCCGCTTTGAAGCGCCCGCACAACCGTCCAGAGTTTTTCCCTGAGCTGAGGTTGTGATTTCAATAGTTCCAGTCTTTTCAACGAACCAATCACCAATGGCATTGGCAAAGACTTTGCATAAACCTGCGAACGCATATTGTATTGCAGATAACTTATAATGTCTTTATGGCTACTCACA of Bacteroidales bacterium contains these proteins:
- a CDS encoding NAD-dependent epimerase/dehydratase family protein, producing the protein MERILMIGCSGQIGSELTLELRKIYGDGNVFATDIKEAPAEIRETGPFEILDVLDEGRLNHFVIRNKITQVYNLAAVLSGNAEKIPMQAWDINMRALMNTLELARSVRLKKIFWPSSIAVFGPTTPKTNTPQLTVMEPNTVYGISKLAGERWGEYYHKRYCVDFRSVRYPGLISYKTEAGGGTTDYAVEIYYKAIEEGKYECFLKEDTGLPMMFMPDAIKATIDYMEADASKLSLRSSYNIGGMSFTPKDVAAAIRKHIPDFVISYKPDFRQAIADSWPASINDDVARKDWNLSYEYNLDSMTEVMLREIRAKLEA